The following proteins are co-located in the Myroides profundi genome:
- a CDS encoding cation:proton antiporter: MSKFKNSLLYFFIIGGCSALMYWVVSKGVKLESNVVKVVSDKSVFENFLDTIQDNLNFPLALLLAQIVTIVLVARVFGWICKKIGQPSVIGEIIAGIALGPSFVGAYFPEFSEALFPVHSLGNLSFLSQIGLILFMFVIGMELDLKVLKNKAHDAVLISHASIIIPFALGMTLAYYIFTSFAPEGVEFLSFGLFLGISMSITAFPVLARIVQERGLQKTRLGTIVITCAAADDITAWCLLAAVIAIVQAGSFASSLYIMALAIIYVIVMLKLVKPFLARIAKYQPTSNMFSKGTVAIFLLTLIISSYCTEVIGIHALFGAFMTGAVMPDNMKIRNIFIEKVEDVAVVLFLPLFFVYTGLRTEIGLLNEPYLWKVTGVIILVATIGKFVGSALTAKIVGISWKDSLTIGALMNTRGLMELIVLNIGFDLGVLTGEVFAMMVIMALATTFMTGPVLDLIAKIFGPLGDDEVKTVTPNLGKYQVSLFFEDKTSLAPLMRLASSFVGKNNADTGITAMHLVDSIEVNAFTSTEYENEIFEAVQEEATALDQEVQTYYKVSNDIESDVVNVINEQISDLLLIEVGYSIYRGSLLGNILGFTTRIINPDVLLNKVTGKEKFFENSWFNARTQQILNRSKVPVGIFINKDFDKVEQIFLPVFSKQDLKLLSYAQKWIRNSEAQITVLDATGQLESYPEFKEQIRLIEQFKPNHIRIVSVKEVNNEFIKDFNLMLISLESWKTLVEERKAWLNSAPSMLLIQL, from the coding sequence ATGTCAAAGTTTAAAAATTCGCTTTTATATTTCTTTATTATTGGCGGATGTTCAGCCTTAATGTATTGGGTGGTTTCTAAAGGGGTTAAATTAGAGTCTAATGTTGTTAAAGTAGTGTCAGACAAGAGTGTTTTTGAGAATTTCTTAGATACGATACAAGACAACTTAAACTTTCCATTAGCTTTATTATTAGCCCAGATTGTAACGATTGTTTTAGTTGCTAGAGTATTCGGATGGATTTGTAAGAAGATAGGTCAACCTTCTGTAATTGGAGAAATCATAGCAGGTATTGCCTTAGGTCCTTCTTTTGTAGGAGCTTATTTTCCAGAATTCTCAGAAGCTTTATTTCCCGTACATTCATTAGGCAATTTAAGTTTCTTAAGTCAGATAGGGTTAATTCTCTTCATGTTTGTCATCGGAATGGAGCTAGACCTAAAGGTGCTAAAGAATAAGGCACATGATGCTGTTCTGATTAGTCACGCTAGTATTATTATTCCCTTCGCCTTGGGAATGACTCTTGCTTATTATATTTTCACTTCCTTCGCACCAGAAGGAGTAGAGTTTCTGTCCTTCGGATTGTTTTTAGGTATATCTATGAGTATCACTGCCTTTCCAGTATTGGCGCGTATTGTACAGGAGAGAGGATTACAAAAGACACGTTTAGGAACTATCGTTATTACCTGTGCGGCGGCAGATGATATTACAGCTTGGTGTCTATTAGCAGCTGTAATAGCGATTGTACAAGCAGGAAGTTTTGCTAGTTCGCTTTATATTATGGCTTTAGCTATTATTTATGTAATTGTGATGCTAAAGTTAGTAAAGCCATTCTTAGCACGTATTGCTAAATACCAACCAACGAGTAATATGTTCTCTAAAGGAACTGTAGCTATATTTTTATTGACATTAATTATTTCTTCTTACTGTACAGAAGTAATAGGTATCCATGCTTTATTTGGAGCTTTTATGACAGGTGCAGTGATGCCTGATAATATGAAGATTAGAAACATCTTTATTGAGAAGGTAGAAGATGTAGCAGTAGTTTTATTCTTACCTCTATTCTTTGTTTATACAGGGTTACGTACAGAAATAGGTCTTTTAAATGAACCTTATCTATGGAAGGTGACTGGAGTCATTATCTTGGTAGCAACGATAGGGAAGTTTGTCGGTAGTGCCTTAACGGCCAAGATAGTCGGTATATCTTGGAAAGATAGTTTAACGATAGGAGCACTGATGAATACTAGAGGATTAATGGAACTGATTGTATTGAATATTGGTTTTGATCTAGGAGTATTGACAGGAGAAGTGTTTGCTATGATGGTGATTATGGCTTTAGCAACGACCTTTATGACGGGGCCTGTATTAGATTTGATTGCAAAGATATTCGGACCATTAGGAGATGATGAAGTAAAAACTGTTACTCCTAATCTAGGAAAATACCAAGTATCTCTATTTTTTGAAGACAAAACTAGTTTAGCTCCACTGATGAGATTGGCTAGTAGCTTTGTTGGCAAAAACAATGCAGATACTGGGATTACAGCGATGCACTTAGTAGATAGTATAGAAGTAAATGCCTTTACTTCTACGGAGTATGAGAATGAAATATTTGAAGCAGTGCAAGAAGAAGCGACAGCCTTAGATCAAGAAGTACAAACCTATTATAAGGTATCCAATGATATCGAAAGCGATGTAGTCAATGTAATCAACGAGCAAATCAGTGATTTATTACTTATTGAAGTAGGATATTCTATTTATAGAGGGTCTCTATTAGGAAATATCTTAGGTTTTACCACTCGTATTATCAATCCAGATGTATTGTTGAACAAGGTGACAGGAAAAGAGAAATTCTTTGAGAACTCATGGTTTAATGCTAGAACACAACAGATTCTTAATCGTTCTAAAGTACCTGTGGGAATTTTTATCAATAAAGACTTTGATAAGGTGGAGCAAATTTTCTTGCCTGTATTCTCTAAGCAGGACTTGAAGCTACTAAGTTATGCACAGAAATGGATTCGCAATAGTGAAGCACAGATTACTGTGTTAGATGCAACAGGTCAGTTAGAAAGTTACCCTGAGTTTAAAGAACAGATTAGGTTGATCGAACAGTTTAAGCCTAACCATATTAGAATTGTTAGTGTTAAGGAAGTCAATAATGAGTTTATAAAGGATTTTAATCTGATGTTGATCAGTTTAGAAAGTTGGAAAACACTAGTAGAAGAACGAAAAGCATGGCTAAACAGTGCACCATCTATGTTGTTAATTCAATTGTAG
- a CDS encoding EamA family transporter: protein MWKYYALLSAIFAAMTAILSKVGVKGINGNLATAIRTSVVLVLAWGIVIANSDFKGMKELSKSNLIFLIASGVATGLSWIFYFKALESGPVSKVAPIDKLSIVFVMIISFIFLKEPMDLKTIIGGCLIVGGTLVLIL, encoded by the coding sequence ATGTGGAAGTACTACGCTCTACTCTCAGCTATATTTGCTGCAATGACAGCCATATTATCGAAGGTAGGAGTAAAAGGAATTAATGGTAACCTAGCTACAGCTATACGCACTAGTGTAGTCTTAGTCTTAGCTTGGGGAATAGTGATTGCAAATAGCGATTTTAAAGGTATGAAAGAATTGAGTAAGTCTAATCTTATCTTCTTAATTGCTTCTGGAGTTGCGACAGGGCTATCGTGGATATTTTATTTCAAAGCTCTAGAATCAGGTCCTGTATCTAAAGTAGCTCCGATAGATAAGTTGAGTATTGTATTTGTGATGATTATCTCTTTTATCTTCTTAAAAGAGCCTATGGATCTAAAAACTATAATTGGTGGATGTCTTATTGTAGGAGGTACACTAGTCCTAATCTTATAA
- a CDS encoding metallophosphoesterase, with protein sequence MKTIDKNFVDFDIIGDIHGHSNDLKRLLAALGYSNKRGYYQHPERKVLFVGDYIDRGINIIEVLDIVKKMVDNGEAIALMGNHEYNAICYNTLSIEGNYLREHTPKNFNQHAVTMAAFMQVPNMYKMYIEWFKSLPLFYENDSFRAVHACWDDRHINYLRNRLVNDCITNDLLEEANTEGTELYNAVETTLKGKEAKMPEGISFIDKDRILRTEFRTKWWEDPKEMTYNSISVHPIQELPHTPFEFESDNFYQIVEKPVFFGHYWMKHKVGTRPSIIKDNVCCVDFSVAKGDGILVCYRYSGEDKLDSKQLVFVK encoded by the coding sequence ATGAAAACAATTGACAAAAATTTTGTAGACTTTGATATAATAGGAGATATTCATGGACATAGTAATGATTTAAAGAGATTATTAGCTGCTTTAGGCTATTCTAATAAGAGAGGATATTACCAACATCCTGAACGAAAAGTACTATTCGTAGGAGATTATATCGATAGAGGAATTAATATAATAGAAGTTCTAGATATCGTAAAAAAGATGGTTGATAATGGGGAGGCTATTGCCTTAATGGGAAATCATGAGTACAATGCTATCTGTTATAACACCTTATCTATAGAAGGAAATTACCTTAGAGAACACACTCCTAAGAACTTTAATCAACATGCTGTGACAATGGCTGCTTTTATGCAAGTGCCTAATATGTATAAAATGTATATAGAATGGTTTAAATCACTTCCTTTATTTTATGAGAATGATTCGTTTAGAGCTGTTCATGCATGTTGGGATGATCGACATATCAATTATTTAAGAAACCGATTAGTCAATGACTGTATTACGAATGATCTGTTAGAAGAAGCGAATACAGAAGGAACAGAATTATATAATGCTGTAGAAACAACATTAAAAGGAAAAGAAGCGAAGATGCCTGAAGGTATAAGCTTCATCGATAAAGATCGTATACTACGCACTGAGTTTAGAACTAAATGGTGGGAAGATCCTAAAGAAATGACCTATAACTCTATCAGTGTACATCCTATACAAGAGCTACCTCATACTCCTTTTGAGTTTGAGAGTGATAACTTTTATCAGATCGTAGAGAAACCTGTGTTCTTTGGTCACTATTGGATGAAACACAAGGTAGGTACTAGACCCAGTATCATTAAAGATAATGTATGCTGTGTCGATTTTAGCGTTGCTAAGGGGGACGGAATACTTGTATGCTACAGATATAGTGGAGAAGACAAGTTGGACTCTAAGCAACTCGTCTTTGTAAAATAA